The genomic DNA GATAATAGGCATTAGGCATTCTGAGCTGGAAGGAGGCAAGCAAATGAAGGGAGGGCCGACTACAAGAAGCAAAGCTTCGTAGACTCGACAAGTCGCTTATAGAATGCCGACTACTAAGTGAAGACTTTCCACTTCATTTAATAAGGGAAGGGGGAGGTAAGCTTCGCTTAGCGAGCTTTATAAGGCCGACCACTACATAAGCCGCTCTGGCGGAGAAAGCTCGAAGAGCTCCCTTTCATTCGTTGCTAAGTCAAGGTCCCAGGTCTCCGAGTCAGCCCGCGCTTTTTCGAAGAATCCCGCACCCATGGGCATACGGCCTGGCAGGCCTTCCCTTTCCGCCGGAGCTTCATGGGCGTTGCCCCGTTCCCCAATCAGATGTTTGGATGTGAGCTATACTCCGCGAGGAGCCAAACGGGCGTATGGCCTTGCCTTGCCATTTGACCTCTCTTCCCGTGTGACTAGAAATGCTCAGTGACAACCTCTCAATTGTCACCGCCTGGCCTCTCTTGCTACCACGGTAGCACCTAGTGTGGTCAGCACCAATCGTGTTCGGGCAACGAAGCTTACACTCATTCACATTGGTTCATCCTGCTATGCCCCGGGCCTTTTGCTCTTCTAACGTAAAAAAAAGGTGGCCGGCCATTCGTCAAGGCCCAGGAATCCGCTGGACATCTCAGCGGCGGGATTGGATACCCGCATCCGATCGAAGTTCCATTTTAGTGCCCCCTAAAAGAAAGGAGAGCTGTTTCTAGGTGGGTCGCTTCGCGCAAGACATTGCTTAGGACCAACGGGTCACACGACAGGTGCACGATCTACTTTGCACGCTCCATCCTTCGGCCCTTCGCCTATCGGCTTGGCAGGCAAGCTACCTTGATCCGTCTTTGGCTTCGATTCGTTATGCTCAGCAGCTCCAACAAGCCCTAAAGTCTCTTGCCGCCTAAAACTCTGCCAAGAAAGCGCTGCTTTACGTTTGATCCTATGTGCCCAGAGAATGCTATGCGTTCTCCACTTTCGGACCTCGCAAAGAGAGAACGTGTTTTTTCCTATGAGTTTCTCTCTCATTCGCGGAGCGAGGAAAGCGGGCTTTGCCCCAGCTACCGCTATCCTTGGGAAACCAAAAGAGCTATCGAAGGAAAGGGATGCTGTCTCTCCAAAGGCCTTTGGAGAGGAGAAGGCAGAGAAGAAAACGTCATTCGCGCAAGTTTTTTTGCTTCCTGCGCACTTACTAGTAAAGGGGCTCTTCAACCAAGGAGGCATTCTGGTAGGAAGGCCAACCACTACATAAGCCGCCATCAGTCCAGGAGAGAAGCAAGCTACCTTTCTTTGATCCACCTTCCCGGGCAGGGAAGAGAACGAAAATAGGCCGCGGATGGTGGTCGTGGTAGGTTCGAGGATCTTACGCGGCGGAGCGAACTCCTCTATCGTGTTGCATTTCCTCTGGCGGCGTAGCTGTAGCTGCACACCCTCAATCCATCGTACTGGAGCGATCCGAGAAGAACGATTAGGGTCATATTCTATCCTTTCTACAATGCCCATAGACGAAGTGCTTCGTTTCAGATCAATTCTTCGCTGCAATCGCTTCGATCCACCCCCTCGGTGAAAAACCGTAATACGCCCTGAGGAATTCCTACCAGCAGACTTCCCTGTACTCAAAGTGAATTGTCTAAGTGCTCTCTCCTCTTGGCTTTGTCTCATTTTATATCTCGTAATCATTCGATTCCGTCCGAATTAGCTCCTACTCCTACTCCTTCTTCTCCTTCATCGTCGTTGGTCCTTTTGACATAACATTCTCGGCCGCCTCCGGTCCGGTAGGAAAGAAACCTGTAGCCAGTGACTAGCTCCGCTATGGAGCTACGTGTACACCGCCACCTCGAGACTCTCTTTCGAAAGTGACCACCGGAGTCCTAAAAGCAGCCGTTCTCTTTCTTATATACGATACCCACCAAAAGATCGAATTCCTCTGTATTCTCTCACTCATTCACATTTCGAAGACCGGTCAACGACTTTGACAGCCTTTCCTTCACACAAGGTCTCTCGAGCCTTCTCCCCCGCTTAGGACAGTAAGGGGAAGTAGCGATATTCCGATTCCTTCGTGGGGAATCAACGAAGGCAGCCGCTCCAGCAGCTTTAGTACTTAGTTAACGCCCCAGCCCTTATCCCGCCGATGAGAAGGTAGATGCGGTAAGCCAACTCCT from Cannabis sativa mitochondrion, complete genome includes the following:
- the rpl2 gene encoding ribosomal protein L2, which translates into the protein MRQSQEERALRQFTLSTGKSAGRNSSGRITVFHRGGGSKRLQRRIDLKRSTSSMGIVERIEYDPNRSSRIAPVRWIEGVQLQLRRQRKCNTIEEFAPPRKILEPTTTTIRGLFSFSSLPGKVDQRKVACFSPGLMAAYVVVGLPTRMPPWLKSPFTSKCAGSKKTCANDVFFSAFSSPKAFGETASLSFDSSFGFPRIAVAGAKPAFLAPRMREKLIGKNTFSLCEVRKWRTHSILWAHRIKRKAALSWQSFRRQETLGLVGAAEHNESKPKTDQGSLPAKPIGEGPKDGACKVDRAPVTYIIASHQLEAGKMVMNCNWSKPSTSDLLRPAQNAHTY